In one Macrobrachium rosenbergii isolate ZJJX-2024 chromosome 53, ASM4041242v1, whole genome shotgun sequence genomic region, the following are encoded:
- the LOC136834344 gene encoding protein Mpv17-like isoform X1 → MMSVISRLYVNALRRYPLAVQSFQAGILMGAGDVISQFVVEQKKFEQFQWQRTFRFFGLGTFFVGPTLGTWYGALHRHIGSGKGIVAVKKVAVDQLIFAPGFIAAFLTLLGMLEGNSFEVSQDMVRKKYKDILLANWSVWPAVQIFNFSFTPLQHQVLVVQVFALLWNTYLAWKTNLPTTPPETIADS, encoded by the exons ATGATGTCTGTCATATCGAGACTTTATGTCAACGCCTTGAGGCGATACCCATTGGCTGTTCAGTCATTTCAAGCAG GTATATTGATGGGGGCAGGAGATGTAATATCTCAGTTTGTAGTTGAACAGAAAAAATTTGAACAGTTCCAGTGGCAACGAACTTTCCGGTTTTTTGGCCTTGGAACTTTTTTTGTG GGACCAACGTTGGGAACTTGGTATGGAGCTTTACACAGGCACATTGGATCAGGGAAAGGGATTGTGGCAGTTAAAAAAGTTGCTGTTGATCAACTGATTTTTGCACCAGGATTTATTGCAGCATTTTTAACACTTTTAGGCATGCTTGAGGGAAACAGTTTTGAAGTATCACAAGATATGGTCAGAAAGAAGTATAAGGATATTCTGCTTGCAAACTGGAGT GTTTGGCCTGCTGTTCaaattttcaatttctccttCACGCCTTTGCAGCATCAGGTATTGGTGGTTCAAGTGTTTGCATTGCTATGGAATACGTACCTAGCTTGGAAGACTAATCTACCCACAACTCCTCCAGAAACGATTGCAGATAGCTAG
- the LOC136834344 gene encoding protein Mpv17-like isoform X2 translates to MGAGDVISQFVVEQKKFEQFQWQRTFRFFGLGTFFVGPTLGTWYGALHRHIGSGKGIVAVKKVAVDQLIFAPGFIAAFLTLLGMLEGNSFEVSQDMVRKKYKDILLANWSVWPAVQIFNFSFTPLQHQVLVVQVFALLWNTYLAWKTNLPTTPPETIADS, encoded by the exons ATGGGGGCAGGAGATGTAATATCTCAGTTTGTAGTTGAACAGAAAAAATTTGAACAGTTCCAGTGGCAACGAACTTTCCGGTTTTTTGGCCTTGGAACTTTTTTTGTG GGACCAACGTTGGGAACTTGGTATGGAGCTTTACACAGGCACATTGGATCAGGGAAAGGGATTGTGGCAGTTAAAAAAGTTGCTGTTGATCAACTGATTTTTGCACCAGGATTTATTGCAGCATTTTTAACACTTTTAGGCATGCTTGAGGGAAACAGTTTTGAAGTATCACAAGATATGGTCAGAAAGAAGTATAAGGATATTCTGCTTGCAAACTGGAGT GTTTGGCCTGCTGTTCaaattttcaatttctccttCACGCCTTTGCAGCATCAGGTATTGGTGGTTCAAGTGTTTGCATTGCTATGGAATACGTACCTAGCTTGGAAGACTAATCTACCCACAACTCCTCCAGAAACGATTGCAGATAGCTAG